One region of Armigeres subalbatus isolate Guangzhou_Male chromosome 3, GZ_Asu_2, whole genome shotgun sequence genomic DNA includes:
- the LOC134223697 gene encoding serine protease inhibitor dipetalogastin-like, which translates to MTFELIKLIPLITILGTVLGTYIIYPPRYELSDTQNAELQACLQPTRNAGAKESKYDPICGTDGFSYYNKYQMRCIGKSIPSVAFAFYGRCPNEPLFLPLESARGMDLLGNSTAFESFQKCLETCGEFTPICGSDGRTYTSECALLCGKTFRPKLEVRGTGFCAEDKTVQDHCPEILQPFCGSDGVTYLNYCQLKFTMVEQKDLVPAHMGDCVRRLIAVQGASQRERKSGGCGGGCGGCCGK; encoded by the coding sequence ATGACTTTTGAACTAATCAAGCTAATCCCATTGATCACAATACTAGGCACCGTTCTCGGTACCTACATTATCTACCCACCGCGGTATGAGCTGAGCGATACCCAGAATGCCGAGCTGCAGGCGTGCTTACAGCCAACCCGGAATGCGGGGGCCAAGGAGAGCAAATACGACCCGATCTGTGGCACGGACGGATTCAGCTACTACAACAAATACCAGATGCGATGCATCGGCAAGTCCATTCCGTCGGTGGCGTTCGCCTTCTACGGGCGCTGCCCGAACGAGCCATTATTTTTACCGCTGGAGTCGGCCCGTGGGATGGATCTGCTGGGCAACTCGACTGCGTTCGAGAGTTTCCAAAAGTGTCTGGAAACCTGTGGCGAGTTTACGCCGATTTGCGGCTCGGACGGAAGAACCTACACCAGCGAGTGTGCGCTGCTTTGTGGGAAAACATTTCGCCCGAAGCTCGAGGTAAGAGGGACGGGCTTCTGCGCGGAGGACAAGACCGTTCAAGACCACTGTCCGGAAATTCTGCAACCGTTCTGCGGATCGGATGGGGTAACCTATTTGAACTATTGCCAACTGAAGTTCACAATGGTGGAGCAGAAGGACTTGGTGCCGGCCCATATGGGTGATTGCGTGCGGCGGTTGATTGCGGTACAGGGAGCGAGTCAGCGGGAGAGAAAATCCGGTGGATGCGGAGGTGGTTGCGGTGGATGTTGCGGCAAGTGA